The following proteins are co-located in the Candidatus Polarisedimenticolia bacterium genome:
- a CDS encoding radical SAM protein, with protein sequence MSQTAVLREAKEKRKRGTASEPARAISFEKPSAPLVRLAARPRSAFTRGVRSVFGTATHHLADAAWTMFQTANRMVPSGRLHPKWAPAPLLKSNERTKPPLGFPRDTDSLCPKCVLEVRAAIVEGREDWQVLIQGKPGEIKARIVERDGQIYMEKDCPRHGHFEDLMAMDAEFLRRMERLYPGRDFRMAKDDLHNHGTSSIQFGRGAVLTVDLTNRCNMMCNPCFMDANQVGYVHELTWEDIKEILDNAISIKPRRQLSVQFSGGEPTISPYFLDAVAYAKKLGYQSTQAASNGIRFAQEPEFARKAKQAGLRLVYLQFDGVGNENNQHRKVGNLYDVKLRALENLKAAGVDVTLVVTVVNSVNNHQVGPIVKFAIENIDKINAVSFQPVSFTGRDDEIPDEDRARQRYTLSHLAHDVKEQLGITEPLRDWYPLSASGPFSDLKDQLDGVEAQFGSLKCGCHPNCGVGTMLLVNQASKEVMPIPQLLDTDQLLEDLKAVNDSGRGKFLTVAQVALSVLRNYRFQESPEGLGFWRVLKIIDGHNGGRLNLAEKPRYDWRIMMVAGMWFQDLFNYDFRRTEMCIIPYATQMGEISFCAYNTGVGWRQIVEHVHQTATTADWFARKGRHAVYAGGRSVPLPEAAASAAPLPTATSVAVPGLRVLPATGAQPAAMTAGGCGCH encoded by the coding sequence ATGAGCCAGACGGCGGTTCTCCGGGAAGCGAAGGAGAAGAGGAAGCGCGGTACGGCAAGTGAGCCGGCTCGCGCCATCAGTTTCGAGAAGCCATCGGCCCCGCTGGTCCGCCTCGCGGCCAGGCCGCGCAGCGCCTTCACGCGAGGGGTCCGAAGCGTCTTCGGCACCGCCACGCATCACCTGGCCGACGCGGCCTGGACCATGTTCCAAACCGCCAACCGCATGGTCCCCTCCGGACGGCTGCACCCTAAATGGGCCCCGGCCCCGCTGCTGAAGAGCAACGAGCGCACCAAGCCGCCCCTCGGCTTTCCGCGCGACACCGATTCCCTGTGCCCCAAGTGCGTCCTGGAGGTGCGGGCCGCCATCGTGGAGGGACGGGAGGACTGGCAGGTCCTGATCCAGGGTAAGCCGGGCGAGATCAAGGCCCGCATCGTGGAGCGCGACGGCCAGATCTACATGGAGAAGGACTGCCCGCGGCACGGCCACTTCGAGGACCTGATGGCAATGGACGCCGAGTTCCTGCGCCGCATGGAGCGGCTCTACCCCGGCCGCGACTTCCGCATGGCGAAGGACGACCTGCACAACCATGGGACGTCCTCGATCCAGTTCGGCCGGGGCGCCGTGCTCACCGTGGATCTGACCAACCGCTGCAACATGATGTGCAATCCCTGCTTCATGGACGCCAACCAGGTGGGCTACGTCCACGAGCTGACCTGGGAGGACATCAAGGAGATCCTGGACAACGCCATCAGCATCAAGCCGCGCCGCCAGCTGTCGGTCCAGTTCTCGGGCGGCGAGCCGACGATCTCCCCTTACTTCCTGGATGCCGTGGCCTACGCCAAGAAGCTCGGCTACCAGTCCACCCAGGCCGCCTCCAACGGCATCCGCTTCGCCCAGGAGCCGGAGTTCGCCCGCAAGGCCAAACAGGCCGGGCTGCGGCTGGTCTACCTGCAGTTCGACGGGGTGGGCAACGAGAACAACCAGCATCGCAAGGTCGGCAACTTGTACGACGTGAAGCTGCGCGCCCTGGAGAACCTCAAGGCGGCGGGCGTCGACGTGACGCTGGTCGTGACCGTGGTGAACTCCGTGAACAACCATCAGGTGGGGCCGATCGTCAAGTTCGCCATCGAGAACATCGACAAGATCAACGCCGTCTCCTTCCAGCCGGTGTCGTTCACCGGCCGCGACGACGAGATCCCCGACGAGGACCGGGCGCGCCAGCGCTACACGCTGTCGCACCTGGCGCACGACGTGAAGGAGCAGCTGGGGATCACGGAGCCGCTGCGCGACTGGTATCCGCTCTCCGCCTCCGGCCCCTTTTCCGATCTCAAGGACCAGCTGGACGGGGTGGAGGCGCAGTTCGGATCGCTGAAGTGCGGCTGCCACCCGAATTGCGGCGTGGGCACCATGCTCCTGGTCAATCAGGCCTCCAAGGAGGTCATGCCGATCCCGCAGCTGCTCGACACCGACCAGCTGCTGGAGGATCTGAAGGCGGTCAATGACTCCGGCCGCGGCAAGTTTCTCACCGTGGCCCAGGTGGCCCTTTCGGTGCTGCGCAACTACCGCTTCCAGGAGTCGCCCGAGGGACTCGGCTTCTGGCGCGTGCTGAAGATCATCGACGGGCACAACGGCGGCCGCCTCAACCTGGCCGAGAAGCCGCGCTACGACTGGCGCATCATGATGGTCGCGGGGATGTGGTTCCAGGACCTGTTCAACTACGACTTCCGGCGCACCGAGATGTGCATCATCCCGTACGCCACGCAGATGGGCGAGATTTCCTTCTGCGCCTACAACACCGGGGTGGGGTGGCGGCAGATCGTCGAGCACGTGCACCAGACCGCGACGACTGCCGACTGGTTCGCCCGCAAGGGACGCCACGCGGTCTATGCGGGCGGCCGGAGCGTCCCCCTGCCCGAGGCGGCGGCCTCCGCCGCGCCGCTGCCCACCGC